CACCACCGCGGCGGCGCTCGACGCCTTCGGCCCCGGAACGCTCTACGAGACGAAGGTCCTGACACGGGGGACGATCGCCGACGGGACGCTGCTCGGCGACCTGGCGGTGGTGGGCAGCGGCGACCCGAACATCTCGGGGCGTTTCAGCGAGGGCGATCCCTACGCCGTCTTTCGGCCCTGGGGCCGTGCGCTCGCCGCCCTCGGCGTGCGACGAGTGGCGGGCGACCTGCTGCTGGTCAACGGCATCTTCGCCCAGCCTCGTGTCCACCCGGACTGGCCGCGCGATCAACTGACGACCTGGTACGAGGCTCCGGTGGACGGGCTCTCGTTCAGCGACAACTGCGTGCTGGTCCGGGTGACGCCGGGTGCCAAGCCGGGTGACCCGGCGCGCGCCGAGACGGTGCCCAAGCTGCCGTACTTCAAGATCCGCAACAGTGCGCGGACGACCGACGACAAGCGGCAGAGCCACCTTTTCGTCGGTCGGCAGGGGGATAGCGACGAGATCGTCGTCGGCGGCTCGATCTGGGCCCGCTCCGGCCCCGCCGAAGAGTGGGTGGCGGTGGTCGACCCGGTCGCCTACTTCGGCGCGGCGCTGCGCGCGGCGCTCGCCGAGGAGGGTGTGGAGGTCGTCGGTGCGCCGCGGGAGGTCCACGGCCTGCCCGAAGGCGAATGGCAGAGCGTCGCCGAGCATCGCAGCGACCTTGCGCTGACGATCGAGGTCACGAACAAGCGCAGCCAGAACTTCTACGCCGAGACGCTGGTCAAGACGCTCGGCCTGCGCCTGGCGGGGGAGGGGAGCTGGGCTCGCGGGGTCGCCAAAGTGGGCGAGTTCCTGCTCGGCCTCGGGCTGCCGGTCGGGAGCTTCGAGCTGGTCGACGGCTCGGGCCTGGCGCGCGGCAACCGGATGACGGCGCGCGGCATGACGATCCTGCTGGAGAAGATGTACCGCCACCGCTTCAGTCGCGAGTTCCTGCTGTCTCTGCCGTGGAGCGGCGAGCCGGGACTGTCGTGGAAGCGCCGCCTCGCCGAGGCGCCCTATCGCGGCAACGTCTTCGCCAAGACGGGGACGATTTCGGGGGTTTCCACGCTCTCCGGCTACGCCAAGGCGAAGTCCGGGAAGGTCTACGCTTTCTCGATCCTCTGCAACCAGATCCGCGGCCTGGGCGAAGCACACCGGGCGCAGGACGCGGTGGTGCGAGCGATCGTCGACGCGGGCTGAGGTCCGCTCTTACCGCGAGGTTTTCTTGGTCGAATCGCCCGAGGCCCGCCCGGCCGACTACCGGCGGCTGATGAAGAAGGTCGAGCAGGTCGTCACCACCATCGAGCGGTCCGACGAGATCGCCGCCACGATCCACAGCCTCATCGACGCGATCATCGGCAAGTTCCGCGACGAGCTCGGACTTTCCGGCGGTCGCCTCTACCGGCGTGAGGGAGACGACTACGTCTTGATGGCCACCTTCGCCGACGCCCATCCGGTGCCCGAGGGGACACGGCTGCCGGCGGACTATCCGCCGATCGAGGCGATGCTGCGCGAGGGAACGGTGGACATGGACCTCGACGACCCGCGGGTCGACCCGGGACTCGAGCAGCAACTCGGCGTGGCGCGCTTCGCGGCGATCGAGGTCGGCGAGGAGGCCTACCTGCTGGCCTTCGACGTCGCTCCCGGGCATCACCGCGAGGACGTCCTCTTCTCGCTCGGCGTGCTGCGGCACAGCATCAACCAGAAGCTGCGGCAGGAGCGGATGGAGGAGGTCTTCCGCGAAGCGCGCAAGATCCAGGCGTCGATCCTGCCGCGCCGGGCGCCGACGTATCACCAGTTCGACATCCACGGCGCCACCCGCACCGTCGAGTCGGTGGGCGGCGACTTCTACGACTTCATCCCGATCACCGAGAAGATGCTCGGCCTGGCGATCGCCGACGTCTCGGGCCACGGCCTGCCGGCGGCGCTGCAGGTGCGCGACATCTACATGGGGCTACGCATGGGGCTGGCGCGCGACTTCAAGATCGTGCGCACCGTCGAGCGCCTGAACGGAATCATCCACCAGAGCACGCTGACCAGCCGCTTCGTCTCGGTCTTCTACGGCGAGCTCGAGCCGTCCGGCGTCTTCATCTACGTCAACGCCGGGCACCCGGCGCCGTTCCATCTGCCGGCCGAGGGGCCGCCGCACTTCCTGACCGAGGGCGGCCCGGTGCTCGGGCCCTTGCCGCAAGCCTCGTACGAGCGGGGGTTCGTCCATGTGAGGGCGGGCGACCTGCTGGTGCTGTACACCGACGGAGTGATCGAGGCCTCGCGTGGGCACGACGCGGAACGCGAAGAGTACGGCGCCGAACGGTTGGCGGCGGCCGCGGCACGCCTGCGCGGGAGACCGGCGCGCGAGATCGTCGACGAGCTCTTCGCCGACATCGACCGCTTCACCGGCGGCGAACCGCCGGAGGACGACCGGACGCTCGTGGTGGTTTCGGCGCCGTAACCGCGACGAGGTCGGCGGTCGCCTCTCGACCTCGCCCCCGACTTCGAAGGAGCGCTCCCGGTCCGGTTGCCGACCGTGGTTCGCTCGGCTCAGGGAATCCGCAGCCGTTGGCCGATGCTGAGGGCGTCGGTGCGCAGGCCGTTGGCGGCGCGGAGCCGAGCGACGGTGGTGCCGTGCATCGCGGCGATGCGGGAGAGCGTGTCGCCGGCGCGGACGCGGTAGGTGTCGCCCGAGCCGACGCGAGCCCCTCGACCGCCCGATCGACCGGCCGGCTTGCTGTAGGTGGGAAGCGACGCCACCTTCTCGCCGAGCTGGGGCACGACCCCCTCGGGGACGCGCAGCGCATACGGGCGGTTGGGCGTGGCTTTCAGTCGGAGCTCGGGGTTGAGATCGGCAAGGGTGCTCGTCGCCAGCCCGAGAGCCTCGTCGAGCTTCTGGAGATCGACCGCCTTCTCCACCTGGGCGAGGGTGAGGCCGGAGAGCGGTGGGTCGGGTGTCGGCAGCACCATGCCGTAGCGCTCGGGGTTCTCGATGATCTGGATCGCTGCGAGCAGCCGGGGCACGTAGCGTCGGGTTTCGAGCGGCAGTTGCTCGTAGAGGTCCCAGAAATCGAGATACTCGGCGTCCGAGCGGCGGCCGAGGCGGAGCAGCCGCGCCTCACCGCAGTTGTAGGCGGCGAGCGCCTTCATCCAGTCGCCGAAGTAGCCGTGCAGGTCGCCGAGGTAGCCGATCGCAGCGTCGGTGGCCTTCTCGGGATCGAGACGTTCGTCGATCCAGGTGTCGCGCGACAGCCCGTAGCGCAGGCCGGTCGAGGCGATGAACTGCCACATCCCGTAGGCGGCGGCGCGCGAGAGGGCGCGCTCCTTGAACCAGCTCTCGACGAGCGGCAGCCAGGAGAGCTGAGCGGGCAACCCGGCGGCCTCGAGCTTGGCGAGGATCATCGGGCGATAGCGACCGGACCGGCGCACACCCTCGAGGAACTGCTCGCGTTCGCCGTTGGTGAAGCTGCGGATTTCGCGCTGCACGTGCTCGTTGTCGACCAGGGCGAGGCCGAGGTCCCACGAGGCCCGCGGTTTGCCACCGGCCGGAGCGTTCACCGTGTAGGCGCGGTGGATCAGCTCGGCGGCCAGCAGGCGGATGTCCTCTTTGGCCTGCAGGTAGGTCTCGTCGCCGTTGTTCGGCAGGGCGAGCATCTTCTCGTAGGCCCGGTCGACGGCATGCAGCGCCGCATCGACCTCGCCGCGCGACAGCAGGGTCGAGGCCTCCTGGCAGAGCTCGAGCGCCTCCTTCTGGGCGGCGAGCGGAGCCGCTGCGGCCTCGTCCTCGGTCGCTTCGGGCTCGTTGTCGATCGCGTCGCCGCTGCCCGGCTTGGCCGACTCGGCGGGGAGCGGCTCGAGAGGGGGCTGCGCCTCGACCAGGACGCCGCGGACGATCTGCGGCGGCGGCGGAGCCGGCGTCGGCTCCGGGGTGGGGACTGGTGTCGGCGCGACCGGGGTCGCCGGTGCAGCGAGAGCGGCGGAAGGTGCCAGGCGCTTGGCGGTCGTCGGAGGGGCAGGGTGACAAGCGGCAAGCGCCGGCAGCAGGCACGTCACGACGAGCAACGAGGAGGCTCGGGCGGATCGAAGGCTCACGCGGGTCTCTCCTCGAAGGGGCTAGGTCCGCCGCTCGGCGATCTCGAGCTCCTGGCGGAGCTTGATGACGCGGTGGGCGGGATAGACGCCGGCGCGCAGCTGCACGCCGGGATAGAGGTGCGTGCCGGCGCCGACGATGCACCCGGGATGGAGAACGCTGTTGCAGCCGGTGGCCACGCCGTCGCCGAGGATCGCGCCGAGCTTGCGCCGGCCGGTCGCGAGCAGCGTACCGCCGTGGGGGATGCCGATCGTCCGCCCGTCGTGGCGGAAGTTGGAGAGGATCGTCCCCGCCCCGAGGTTGACGCCGCGGCCGAGGATCGAGTCGCCGACGTAATTGAGGTGCGGGGCGTGCGCCTTCGGCAGGAAGATCGCCCGCTTGACCTCCGTGTTGGCGCCGACGACCGCGCCGTCACCGAGCCAACTGCCGCCGCGCAGGTAGGCGCCGGGACGGATCTCGACGTCTTCGCCGATCCAGATCGGGCCCTCGATGACGACGCCGTGCGCGATCCGGCTCCCCTTGCCGACGACGATTCGCTCGCCGAGCAACTGCGCGCCCGGCGACACTCGCCCGTCGATCCGCTCGACCGGCAACGCCGCGAGCAGCGCGTCGAGCGGCTCGCCGAGCAGCGCCCACGGTGCGGCCGGGTCGAATCCCGCGGCGAACGCGGCGGGCAGCTCGGCGAAGAGCTCGGGAAGCACGGCGGTTTGCAGCATGGGTGCGACGCCGTTCAGACGGCGGCGGCGAGCTTCGCCCGGTAGTAGGGAAGGCTCAGGTCGAGCCCGTCGGCGAAGGCGACGCGCGGCTGCCAGCCGAACGTGCGCGCGAGCTTCCCGGCGTCGAGGCTGTTGCGCAGCAACTCGGCGGAGACCGCCGGGACATGGGTGGGCTCGGTGCTGGCGCCGAGGCGCGCGGCGATCATGCGGTAGAGATCGTTGAGCGACGTCTCGATTCCGGTGCCGACGTTGTAGGTGCCGGGTCGCCAGTCGCCGACGAGGGCGCGGTTGGCCGCCACCACGTCGGAGACGTGGACGTAGTCGCGCGTCTGCTCGCCGTCGCCGAAGAGACGCGGCGTCTCGCCAGCGAGGAACTTCTCGGCCAGGATGGCGACGATGCCCGCTTCGCCTTTCGGATCCTGACGCGCGCCGTAGACGTTGGCGTAGCGCACGATCACCGGCTCGAGCTCGCCGATCGCGCCGTAAGCCTCGAGGTAGTGCTCGACGGCGAGCTTGGCGCAGCCGTAGGGGCTGGTCGGCCGCGCCGGGTGCGTCTCGTCGCAGGGGAAGGCGTGCTGTTCGCCGTAGACGGTGCCGCCGCTCGAGGCGAAAAGCAGGCGGCGCACGCCGGCCCGCCGGCAGGCCTGGATCAGGTGGAGCGAACCGAGGATGTTGGCTTCGGCGTCGCAGAGCGGATCCTCGACCGAGATCCGCACGTTGGCCTGGGCGGCGTGATGGTCGACGATGTCGACCCGCTCGCCGCGCAGGATGTCGGCGAGGCCGTCGTCACGCAGGTCGCGGTGGAGGAAGGTCGCTCCGGCCGGCACGTTCTCACGCCGCCCGGTGACCAGACTGTCGAGCACCAGGACGCGGTGGCCGTCGGCGAGGAAAGCCTCCGCGAGATGCGAACCGATGAAACCGGCTCCGCCGGTGACTAGGATGGTCGCCATGACGGCCAAGCATACCGGGCTGGGGCAGCCGATGGCACCCCCGGGAGAGACCCCGGCGACTCCGCTTTCTCCGACCTTCTTCGCGCGCGACACATCCCGAGTGGCGCGCGAGCTGCTCGGACAGCTCCTGGTGCGTCGAATCGACGCGACGACGATCGTCGCGCGAATCGTCGAAACCGAGGCCTACCTCGGGGCCGAGGATCGCGCCAGCCACGCCTGGGCAGGACGGCGGAGCGCGCGCAACGCCGCGCTCTACCTTCCGCCCGGGACCGCCTACGTCTATTTCATCTACGGCATGCACTTCTGTCTCAACGTGGTCGCCAACACCGATGGCGGTGGCGGAGCGGTGCTCTTCCGCGCGGCCGAGGTGGTCGCCGGACACGACGAGGTGAGGCGCCGTCGCGGCTTCGTCGACCGGGAGCCGCGGTCGGGCGACCTGCTCGGCGGCCCGGGTCGCCTCTGTCGCGGGCTCGGCGTGGATCGAGGGTTCGACGGCCTGCCCTTCGCCGGCGGGGGGCTCGAGCTCGTCGCGGCTCTTCCCGTGGCGGACCCGGCGGTCGCCGTCGCGCCGCGCGTCGGCATCGCCTACGCCGGCGAGGCGGCGGCCTGGCCGCTGCGCTTCGCCCTCCGCGGGCATCGCGACGTATCGCGACCGCAGCTGAGGTGACCTTGCTGCCGAGGAGCGGTGCCCGCTCCGACGCCGCGGGCGGGGGCCGCGTCGGCGCGGTCAGTGCCTCGTCTGCAGCCGGATGTGACCGGCCTTGGTGAGCTTCCAGAAGAGCAGGAGGGTGTCGAGCGCCGGCATCGGCGAGAGCTTGAGCAGCGACTGGATGGTATCGCTGCCGTTGATCCGCGTGAGGATGAACCCCTCCTGTGGCGAGATGCGCAGCTTCGTCAGCTCTTCCATGGTGCGCGCCAGCGCCGGGATCGCCTGCGGCAGGACGCCGGCGCGCTCGATCTCGAGCCGGACCCCGTCCTCGACGCGCGTCAGCTCGCTGCCGAGCTTCTTGTTGTCGGGGTCGAGGCAGCGAGCGGCGCGCATGTAGCGCAGCGCCTGCTCGAGATCCCCCTTGCCGAGATGGCGGGTGGCCGCCTCGCCGAGCGAGTCGGCGTCGACGACCGTTCCGGTCGACGTCGCCGGCGCCGCCTTCGCCGTCGGCCCGGGCTCGGCAGCCGCTGGTGCCCGCGGTCGCACGAACTTCAGGCGGCCGGCCTGATTCTGGCGGAAGAGGTGGCGGCAGACGTAGAACTCGCTGGCATGCACCGCGCCGGCGATCTCCTCGACAGTCCGCGTGTCGTCGATCATCGACAGCACCTGGCGACCGCCGGTGTCGATCTCGCTCTCGTCGAACGCGGCGACCGCCACCGGGATGCACTGCATGCTGGGGATGGTCTCGCGGATGCGCCGCCACTCGTCGATGCGCTGCATCCCTTCGAGGACGATGCCGGTAACGTCGATGGCTACCGGCACCATCGACTCGTCCGGCAGCTCCTTGTCGAGAAAACGGAACTCGCCCTCCGGCCAGGCGAACACGTCGAAGATGCTCTCCTCGGCCTTGTGCAGGAGCATCCGGTGGACGTCCTGCTCGGAGATCGCGCCCAGAGTGACGAGGATCTTGCCGAGCAGCATCTTGTTGCTCGCCTGCATCTGGACGGCCTGGGTGAGCTCGAGGTCGGTGATGAACCCGCGGCTGACCAGGAAACTGCCGAGGTGCTCCCGCGGGTCGGTCGAGGCCGACGAGATGATCATCCCGTCGCGGAAGAAGATGCGCTTCTCGACGTGACCGTTGTCGACCACCAGCGTCCCGGTCTTCTGCGCCTGCGAAAGCCACTGGAGGAGCTCGGCGAGCTCCATGGTGCGCAGATTTCCAGTGATGCTCATGGCGGGAACGCGATTATAGCCACCACCCCGGGGGGGACGCTGCGCAGGAGCCGGCGGCGGTCTCCCTGGGGACAGAACGGCCCGGTGTCGGGCGGACCGACACCGGGCCGGCGCTCGCTCGTCGTCGCGGGTGCCGACTCAGTTGAAGCGCACCGGCACCGACGTGCTCTCGCGCCGGATCGTGTCGACGAAACGGATGATCTGCCGCGACAGCGACATGAAGAGCGTCGAGGTCCGCGAGCCGCCGCCGAAGAAGCGCACGCCCTTGAGCAACTCGCCGTCGGTCACCCCGGTGGCGCTGAAGACGATGTGCTCGCCCGGCGCCAGGTCCTCGGTGCGGTAGATCTTGCCGAGGTCGTGGTAGCCCAAGGTGTGGAGACGATCGCGCTGCTTGTCGTCGAGCGCCGTCAGGCGAGCCATGATCTCGCCGCCCAGGCAGCGCATCGCCGCCGCGGTGATCACCCCTTCGGGCGCGCCGCCGATCCCCATCACCGCATGGACGCCGGTACCGCGCACCGCCGCGGCGATGCCGGCCGACAGGTCGCCGTCGCCGATCAGCCGGATGCGTGCCCCGGCGGAGCGGATGTCGGAGATCAACTGGGCGTGGCGGGGCCGGTCGAGCACGACGATGATCAGGTCCTCGATGTCGCGCTCGAACGCTTTGGCGAGGTTGCGCAGGTTCTCCGACACGGGAGCGTCCAGGTGGACGCAGCCCTTGCCGGTCGGGCCGACCACCAGTTTCTCCATGTAGCAGTCGGGCGCATGCAACAGGCCGTGGCGTTCGGCGGCCGCCAGGACGCAGGTGGCGTCGGGCGCGCCGGTGACGCAGAGGTTGGTGCCTTCGAGCGGGTCGACGGCGATGTCGATCTGCACCGCGTCAGCGCGGCCCTTCAGCGCACCGACCTCCTCGCCGACGTAGAGCATCGGCGCTTCGTCGCGTTCGCCCTCGCCGATCACCACCCGTCCGGCCATCGGCAACTGGTCGAGCTGCTCGCGCATCGCCTCGACCGAGACGCGGTCGGACTCGTCGCGGTTGCCGAAGCCCATCGTCTTGGCCGCGGCGATCGCCGCCCGCTCGGTGACACGGATGAAGTCGTTCTCGAGGAATCGGTCGAGGGACATCAGATCTCCTACTTGGCGGGAGTGGCGGCCGGAGCCGCCTTCTCTGACCGCATCGGGGGGTTGTAGGCCGGAATGCCGGTCACCGCTTCGCCGATGACCAGTCCGTGGATGTCGTGGGTGCCCTCGTAGGTGAACACCGACTCGATGTTCAGCATGTGGCGGATCACCGGGTAGTCGTCGACGATTCCGTTGGCGCCGAGGATCTCGCGCGACAGCCGGGCGCACTCGCGCGCCACCCAGACGTTGTTGCGCTTGCCGAGCGAGACGTGGTGCGGCTTGATCCGGCCGGCGTCCTTGAGGTGGGCGAGCTGCAGGGCGAGCAGCTGTCCCTTGGTGATCTCGCTGATCATCCAGGCGAGCTTCTCCTGGACGATCTGATGGCTGGCGATCGGCTGGCCCATGAACTGGATCCGCTGCTTGGCGTATTCGAGCGCCGTCCAGTAGCACTCCATCGCCGCGCCGAGACCGCCCCAGGCGATGCCGTAGCGAGCCTGGTTGAGGCACATGAGCGGGTTCTTGAGCCCGCTCGTATGCGGCAGGATCGCGTCCGCCGGAATGCGGCAGTTGGAAAAGCCGAGCTCGGAGGTGGTCGAGGCGCGCAGCGAGAACTTGCCGTGCTGGTTCGAGGCGGTGAAGCCCGGTGTCCCCTTCTCGACCAGGAAGCCGCGGATCCCCTCGGCGGTCTTCGCCCACACCACCGCGACGTCGGCGAGCGTGCCGTTGGTGATCCACTGCTTGCTGCCGTCGAGGACCCACTCGGCGCCGTCACGCCGCGCCGTAGTGCGCATGCCGCCCGGGTTCGAGCCGAAGTCTGGTTCGGTCAGGCCGAAGCAGCCGATCGCCTCGCCGGTGGCCAGGCGCGGGATCCAGCGGTCCTTCTGCTCCGTGGAGCCGAAGGCGTGGATCGGGTACATGACGAGCGAGCTCTGCACCGAGGCGAAGCTGCGCAGTCCCGAATCGCCGCGCTCGAGCTCCTGCATGATGAGACCGTAGGAGACGCTGTCGAGACCGGGCAGGCCGTAGTCCGAAATCGTCGAACCGAAGAGGTTGAGCTTGCCCATGTCGGGCACCAGCTCGAGGGGCGTTCGAGCGTCGCGGTGGCACTCCTCGATGATCGGTTTGACCTTGTCCTCGACCCACGCGCGCACGGTATCGCGCACCAGCCGCTGCTCCTCGGTCAGCAGGGCATCGAATTCGATGAAATCGACTCCGGGGAAACGGCTCAAGTCTGTCCTCCTTGGCGGAAGGGAGTGGCAGGCTCGCGCGGCGGGAGCGGCGAAACCCGAAAAAGCATAGCACGCGCACTTCGCACCGCCGGGGTGCCGGAGGGCTCCCGGTGCGCCGTCCTGCCGCGGCCGAACCGCCGCTCGGCGGTGTCGTCGGCGGGCAACTCCGCTCGCGATAGGATCGCGCCAATGGCCAGCTTCCCGGGCGGCAGTGCGTTC
This genomic window from Holophagales bacterium contains:
- the dacB gene encoding D-alanyl-D-alanine carboxypeptidase/D-alanyl-D-alanine-endopeptidase — encoded protein: MTSGFRFAGSALLLAALFAPPLAGAPAPSARTPAASPAQRPTTLVQALTQQAVFAKRAAKAVGISVVDLETGRSVFGLAPDELRILASNTKLATTAAALDAFGPGTLYETKVLTRGTIADGTLLGDLAVVGSGDPNISGRFSEGDPYAVFRPWGRALAALGVRRVAGDLLLVNGIFAQPRVHPDWPRDQLTTWYEAPVDGLSFSDNCVLVRVTPGAKPGDPARAETVPKLPYFKIRNSARTTDDKRQSHLFVGRQGDSDEIVVGGSIWARSGPAEEWVAVVDPVAYFGAALRAALAEEGVEVVGAPREVHGLPEGEWQSVAEHRSDLALTIEVTNKRSQNFYAETLVKTLGLRLAGEGSWARGVAKVGEFLLGLGLPVGSFELVDGSGLARGNRMTARGMTILLEKMYRHRFSREFLLSLPWSGEPGLSWKRRLAEAPYRGNVFAKTGTISGVSTLSGYAKAKSGKVYAFSILCNQIRGLGEAHRAQDAVVRAIVDAG
- a CDS encoding PP2C family protein-serine/threonine phosphatase, translated to MVESPEARPADYRRLMKKVEQVVTTIERSDEIAATIHSLIDAIIGKFRDELGLSGGRLYRREGDDYVLMATFADAHPVPEGTRLPADYPPIEAMLREGTVDMDLDDPRVDPGLEQQLGVARFAAIEVGEEAYLLAFDVAPGHHREDVLFSLGVLRHSINQKLRQERMEEVFREARKIQASILPRRAPTYHQFDIHGATRTVESVGGDFYDFIPITEKMLGLAIADVSGHGLPAALQVRDIYMGLRMGLARDFKIVRTVERLNGIIHQSTLTSRFVSVFYGELEPSGVFIYVNAGHPAPFHLPAEGPPHFLTEGGPVLGPLPQASYERGFVHVRAGDLLVLYTDGVIEASRGHDAEREEYGAERLAAAAARLRGRPAREIVDELFADIDRFTGGEPPEDDRTLVVVSAP
- a CDS encoding transglycosylase SLT domain-containing protein, whose protein sequence is MSLRSARASSLLVVTCLLPALAACHPAPPTTAKRLAPSAALAAPATPVAPTPVPTPEPTPAPPPPQIVRGVLVEAQPPLEPLPAESAKPGSGDAIDNEPEATEDEAAAAPLAAQKEALELCQEASTLLSRGEVDAALHAVDRAYEKMLALPNNGDETYLQAKEDIRLLAAELIHRAYTVNAPAGGKPRASWDLGLALVDNEHVQREIRSFTNGEREQFLEGVRRSGRYRPMILAKLEAAGLPAQLSWLPLVESWFKERALSRAAAYGMWQFIASTGLRYGLSRDTWIDERLDPEKATDAAIGYLGDLHGYFGDWMKALAAYNCGEARLLRLGRRSDAEYLDFWDLYEQLPLETRRYVPRLLAAIQIIENPERYGMVLPTPDPPLSGLTLAQVEKAVDLQKLDEALGLATSTLADLNPELRLKATPNRPYALRVPEGVVPQLGEKVASLPTYSKPAGRSGGRGARVGSGDTYRVRAGDTLSRIAAMHGTTVARLRAANGLRTDALSIGQRLRIP
- a CDS encoding NAD-dependent epimerase/dehydratase family protein, coding for MATILVTGGAGFIGSHLAEAFLADGHRVLVLDSLVTGRRENVPAGATFLHRDLRDDGLADILRGERVDIVDHHAAQANVRISVEDPLCDAEANILGSLHLIQACRRAGVRRLLFASSGGTVYGEQHAFPCDETHPARPTSPYGCAKLAVEHYLEAYGAIGELEPVIVRYANVYGARQDPKGEAGIVAILAEKFLAGETPRLFGDGEQTRDYVHVSDVVAANRALVGDWRPGTYNVGTGIETSLNDLYRMIAARLGASTEPTHVPAVSAELLRNSLDAGKLARTFGWQPRVAFADGLDLSLPYYRAKLAAAV
- a CDS encoding DNA-3-methyladenine glycosylase; protein product: MTAKHTGLGQPMAPPGETPATPLSPTFFARDTSRVARELLGQLLVRRIDATTIVARIVETEAYLGAEDRASHAWAGRRSARNAALYLPPGTAYVYFIYGMHFCLNVVANTDGGGGAVLFRAAEVVAGHDEVRRRRGFVDREPRSGDLLGGPGRLCRGLGVDRGFDGLPFAGGGLELVAALPVADPAVAVAPRVGIAYAGEAAAWPLRFALRGHRDVSRPQLR
- a CDS encoding DUF4388 domain-containing protein, which codes for MSITGNLRTMELAELLQWLSQAQKTGTLVVDNGHVEKRIFFRDGMIISSASTDPREHLGSFLVSRGFITDLELTQAVQMQASNKMLLGKILVTLGAISEQDVHRMLLHKAEESIFDVFAWPEGEFRFLDKELPDESMVPVAIDVTGIVLEGMQRIDEWRRIRETIPSMQCIPVAVAAFDESEIDTGGRQVLSMIDDTRTVEEIAGAVHASEFYVCRHLFRQNQAGRLKFVRPRAPAAAEPGPTAKAAPATSTGTVVDADSLGEAATRHLGKGDLEQALRYMRAARCLDPDNKKLGSELTRVEDGVRLEIERAGVLPQAIPALARTMEELTKLRISPQEGFILTRINGSDTIQSLLKLSPMPALDTLLLFWKLTKAGHIRLQTRH
- the glpX gene encoding class II fructose-bisphosphatase, translated to MSLDRFLENDFIRVTERAAIAAAKTMGFGNRDESDRVSVEAMREQLDQLPMAGRVVIGEGERDEAPMLYVGEEVGALKGRADAVQIDIAVDPLEGTNLCVTGAPDATCVLAAAERHGLLHAPDCYMEKLVVGPTGKGCVHLDAPVSENLRNLAKAFERDIEDLIIVVLDRPRHAQLISDIRSAGARIRLIGDGDLSAGIAAAVRGTGVHAVMGIGGAPEGVITAAAMRCLGGEIMARLTALDDKQRDRLHTLGYHDLGKIYRTEDLAPGEHIVFSATGVTDGELLKGVRFFGGGSRTSTLFMSLSRQIIRFVDTIRRESTSVPVRFN
- a CDS encoding acyl-CoA dehydrogenase family protein, giving the protein MSRFPGVDFIEFDALLTEEQRLVRDTVRAWVEDKVKPIIEECHRDARTPLELVPDMGKLNLFGSTISDYGLPGLDSVSYGLIMQELERGDSGLRSFASVQSSLVMYPIHAFGSTEQKDRWIPRLATGEAIGCFGLTEPDFGSNPGGMRTTARRDGAEWVLDGSKQWITNGTLADVAVVWAKTAEGIRGFLVEKGTPGFTASNQHGKFSLRASTTSELGFSNCRIPADAILPHTSGLKNPLMCLNQARYGIAWGGLGAAMECYWTALEYAKQRIQFMGQPIASHQIVQEKLAWMISEITKGQLLALQLAHLKDAGRIKPHHVSLGKRNNVWVARECARLSREILGANGIVDDYPVIRHMLNIESVFTYEGTHDIHGLVIGEAVTGIPAYNPPMRSEKAAPAATPAK